A segment of the Peptoclostridium acidaminophilum DSM 3953 genome:
GAAGCTCTGAAGCTTGGTCGAAGTTCTTTTCCTCAAGATTTCTTTTTATCCTTGCAAAGAGGGAATCAGTGTCCATGCTTCCCTTCATCAGATACCATCTCATGGTGTTTATCTTGTTCCACATTACAACATCAAGGTCGGAAATATCTCCCTCAGTATGGACTTTTTTACATTCTCTGACAATGTCCATATTGTTTGGTATTATCCTGCCCAGAAGCTCGTTTACCCATCTTTGTATTGCCGTATATCTAAAGGATATTACAGTCTTTTCAGTGAACACACCGTTGTGGTAGAGTGTTTTTCGCTTTTCACCGCCGCCCTTGCATGAGACTATGTTATCCCATACGGTTCTTGGTGGAGTTCCAAACAGCCTGTTTCTTTCCTCCTGGGAAAGCTCGTATACATCTTCCTCACTTCTGTATTGTCTGAACTTTTCGAGATAGAAACCTTCATCCCCATATTTCTTTGAAAGTTCTGCTTCAAGTTCAGCCAGAGTCGCTTTTTGGTCAAATACAGCCCTTATTCCATCTATCATCCCCTGAAGACAAGCCGATATTACAAGGTGCGTATTGGAATGAGGATTTGGCGCCCTAAGCTCAAATCTTGTAGCCAGAGGATTATTGAAGTCTTTTATTAATCCTATGAGTATTGATCTGTTTCTTGACGGTTCTTCTTTGCTTCTTCCAAGTGATGTAACAATACATACGGGAGCCTCGAAACCTGGCTTTAGCCTGTTGAGCGCATCGTTGGTAGATGATACGAAAGGATTGATAACCTCATAGTTCCTAAGAATTCCCATAAGGGCTCCGTATCCTATACTTGTCATGTACTCGCTCTTCATATCTTTTGGAGAGAAGAGGTTGACAAATTTGCCTGATTTTAGCTTTGCAGCTATTCCCAGGTGTGTGTGCTTGCCGCTGCCCGCCACTCCCTCATTAGGCTTGGCATCGAATGTAACTTCCAGCCCGCAGAAGTTGAAAATATCCTCGATAAGATCTCTTACAAATATATCGTTGTCAGCCGCCTGCATGGCCTCGCTGTATTTCCAGTCAATCTCCAATTGCTCCATGAAGTGGCCCTCTCTGCCAAGGCCTATTCTGCGCCTTACTCCGCCCACTTCTTTGTGGCCCATCTCCGGCTCGAATCCATACTTGCCCATGAACCATATTGTTCTTTCAAGGGCTGTTCTAACCTCGCCCCTTGTCCTCTTCCAGTACTGCTCCTTGAGGCTTTGCGAAATCGACAGCTGCTCCTCATCCACGGTATCCGTCGGAGTGTTGACCCAGAACTCCATCTCGGTAGCGGAAGTTATTATTACATCTTCAATATCGTCGAACGATGCTATTCCTACCTCTTCAAGAACGTGCGGATTTTCCTTTATTATTTCAACCACTTCAGTTTTAAAGTTTTCGATTGCCCTTTTAAGTATGTCCCTTGAACCCACCTGCTCGCTGCCGTGCTTTAGAAAAGCTGGTATTCTGAGAGTGCCCACCGGCTTGTAATTAGCAGTGTTTACATTGTCAAAGTTGTAGTCCACATACCAGTTTATATCTTTATCTGGAAGTATCATTACTTTTGCATCATTCAGACTGGCTATTTCAGGCAGATAAACGCTTGATCCGTCAGTTTGTATTCCCGCTTTTAAAAATTCAGATATATCCTCAAGGAAAAGCTCCACAGGGATCTTCTCATCGGTTTCCTGACCACCAAGGTCAACTCCTGCCAACGATACAAATTCTACTTCAGGATGTGAAAGCAGCGCATTTTTAATACTTTCCTCATCATGCTGATTTTTTGGAATACAGTATAAAAGGCTTGAATAAATATCTTCATTTAGATGTCTTAACATAATGGACCCCCCAGGAGAATTCGTTATTTTGTGAAATTTTAATTTATTTCATTTCATATATAGTTCGTATTTTGTCGAATTATATTTGTTTTTATTTTCTTATAGTTGGCATTTCTCAATGAAAATATTATATCGTAACATGCTTTTTTTGTAAAGGTTCGTCCGCAAAAAATACGCATTTGTGCTATTTTTTTTGAGAGTTCGCAGCGCTCTTAAGCATGCTCGAGCACGCCATCATAGCTCCGAGTTTCGAATGCTCATATGTCAGCCCTCCCTGGAAATACACAGCGTAAGGCGGCTTTATGGGCGCATCCGCGCTAAGCTCTATGGATGAGCCCTGAATGAATGCCCCGGCAGCCATTATAACCTTCGAGTCGTAGCCCGGCATGTCCCACGGCTCCGGGGATACAAACGAATCAACAGGCGCAGCTGATTGTATTCCCTTGCAAAAGGATACAACCTCGCTTTCGTCCTTAAGCATTACAGACTGTATTATGTCGCTTCTTTGCCCACCTGGCTTTGGCAAAACCTCGTAACCCAAGTTTTCGAACAGCTTGGCGCAAAATATGGCCCCCTTGATTGCTTGTGAAACTACGTGTGGAGCCAAAAATAGTCCCTGAAGCACAGTCCTTGTCGTTCCGAATGTCAATCCGCACTCCTTGCCTATCCCCGGGCATGTAAGCCTGTATGATATGTCTTCAACCAGGTCTTTTTTGCCTACTATATATCCACCGGTAAGAGCCAATCCTCCTCCCGGATTTTTAATAAGGGAACCCGCCATAATGTCCGCCCCCACATCCGTGGGCTCTAGTTTTTCCAGAAACTCTCCATAGCAGTTGTCAACCATTATTACTATGTCCTGCTTTACACTCCTTACCGCCTCGCATATTACCCTTATATCCTCTATACTCAGCGACTTCCTCCAGCTGTAGCCCTTTGACCTTTGTATGTAAGCCATCCTTGTATTCTCTTTAATGCCCGCTTTTATGGCTTCCAGATCGCTGTTTCCATCCTCAAGCAGGTCAACCTGCTTGTATGTCACACCCAATTCGCTTAGTGACCCTCTTGTCTCCTTGATTCCTATTACACCTTCTAGCGTATCGTATGGCTTTCCTGTGCATGAAAGCATCTCGTCTCCTGGTCTTAGAGTTCCAAAGAGGCAAAGCGACAGGGCGTGCGTGCCATTGACTATGTTAGGTCTCACTATCGCGTCTTCCGTGTTGAACACATACGAATATATCTCTTCTGTCTTGCTCCTTCCAATGTCACCGTAGCCATAGCCTGTAGCCCACGAAAAGTGAGTGTCGCTAAGCTTTGACCTTTGCATTGCCGAGAGTACCTTGTACTGGTTGAACTCGCATATCTCCTCTATTTTACTGAATTCTCCCCTGATGCTCTGTTCTACTTCCCTGGCCATTTCCAGTATGCTTTCTTCTATGCCGTATGAAGCGCTAAGCATGTCTTCTACATGTGTGTTCAAATTGTATCACCTTTCCGTTTCAATTTGCTTTGATCTCGCATAACAATTGAAATTTTATCACAAAAAAATAAAAAACCACGATTTGAATCGCGGTTTCTAAATTTACTATTCAGCAGTAATACTTGAATTGCTTGTCAGGTTGATTGGTTGAGCAGGTATTATTGTCGATATGGCATGTTTGTATATCATTTGCTGCTTGCCGTCCGTCTCCAGAATCACTATATAGCTGTCGAAACCCTTTACCAGGCCCTTTAACTGCACACCGTTCATAAGGAATATTGTTATTATTATTTTTTCTTTTCTAGCCTGGTTAAGAAAATAGTCCTGCAGATTAATTGCGCTGTTTTTCAATATAATCCCTCCTAATAGTTGAGCTGGGCGCCAGACCCTTTATTTTTCTTTTTTTAGTATATCTTCAATGTAGTCGATTGCAAATCTCAGCAATGAGCTGTGATCCTCAAATTCTCCAACATCTATCCATTTGGCAAACTCATATCGCCTGAACCATGTCAGCTGTCTCTTTGCGTACCTTCTGCTTCCCATTTTGATCTGGGCTACAGCCTCTTCAAGCGTGCACAGCCCTTCCAGGTAATTTATAATTTCTTTATACCCTATTCCCTTCATTGAAACCATATTTTTGTCGCACCCGTTTGTTATCAGGCTTTTCACTTCTTCAAGAAGCCCCGCTTCCATCATCATGTCAACTCTAAGGTCAATAAGCTCGTAAAGTCTTTTCCTGTCCCTGCTGAGTACAATCAGAATCGGAAGGTACCTGTCGCTAAGCTTTGGAACCGACTTGAAATCTTTCTTTCCTTCACCTGTTTCATAAAATATCTCAAGCGCCCTTATGACCCGTTTAACATTGTTTGGATGTATGCCCGCGGCGCTTTCGGGCGAAAGTTCAAGAAGCCTTGAATAGAGGCTTTCCGCTCCATGCTCCTGTGCATACTCTGACAGATCCTTTCTCAAATCCTCATTTGAACTGGAACCGGAAAAATCCATGTCATACATTATAGCGTTGATATAAAGACCTGTTCCGCCTACTACTACAGGTATTTTGCCATCACCGCTTATTTTATCAATATAGCTGCATGCCAGCCTTCTGTACTCAGCCACTGAAAAATCATCCCAGGGATCTATTTCGTCTATAAGAAAGTGTCTTATTCCTTGCATTTCGTCGGCCGTAGGCTTTGCCGTTCCAATATCCATTTGCCTGTATACCTGCATTGAGTCGGCAGATATTATGCTGGAGTTGAAATGCTTTGCAATTTCAATTGAAAGCCTGGTTTTACCGACTGCCGTAGGGCCTGCTATTATTATAACAGGAATTTTTTGCATTTTTTCCTCCTTTATTACGCCATCATTTTCAAGCTTATGGCTATACTATGCGCTTAAACATTTTCTCTATTTCCCTCTTGCTTATTTCAACTATTACAGGTCTTCCATGAGGACACGTGTACGGATTCTCACATAGTGAGAGCTCCTCAAGCAACCTTGCAACGGCCACAGAGTCGAGTCTGTCGTTAGCCTTGACTGCGGCCTTGCATGCAACTTGGGCTATCTCTGCCCTTTTAAGCTCATAAGAGCTGCTTATAGCACCTATTGATTCTATAAGCTCTAGTGCGAACTTCTCGGATTCGGGCTTGCCGAATATATTGGGCACTGCTCGGATTATTATGGCGTTGCTTCCGAATGATTCCGCTTCGAATCCAAAACCCGCAAAACACTCTATATTTTCCTCCATCATTATCATGTCGGAATTGGAAAGCTCGAGTATTATAGGCTCCAAGAGGACCTGGCTTGATACCGCGTGCGATTCAAACTGGCTCATGTATTTTTCGTATAGTATCCTCTCGTGGGCGGCATGCTGGTCTATAAGAAACAGGGATGTCCCGCGCTGTGCCACCACATACGTGTTCAGAAAAACACCTATTGAAATCAGTTCTTTTATTTCATTGCAGCTTTTGCGCTCACTTGTGCAGGTATGGTATGCTGGCTTTGGTTCATGCTCTGGCTTTTTAATTACTCGATCGCTTGATTTGAAATCATATGCTTGCTCAGCTATTTTATTAATGGGACCAAAATCTTCACGCACGACCGTCTCTTTCTTCGTCTTGACATGAGCCTCATCGTTCGCCTCCCTGCGTGCTTCGCCTGAAAACATATCAGAGGTTTGCATGCTCTGCACATAGCTTTCTATGTCTATTGGCTCCTCGGAAGGCATGATTCCAAAGCTGGTGGATGCTACTACGGTGGGCGCAGGCGTTTTATATTTAGGTATAAGCTCCTTGCCTTTTAGTGCGCGGCCAATCCCTTCCTTCAAGCAAGCCGAGAGCGACTCCTCGTTCGTGAACTTAACCTCGAGCTTTGTGGGATGTATGTTGACATCCACCATATCCGGTCTTATGTCTATATTTATAAAGCACATGGCGTGCTTTCCTATAGGCAGCAGCTCCCTGTAGGCGGTTTGTATGCAATCACTCAGCATGTCCGAGCGTACAGATCTGCCATTGACAAAGAAGTACTGACAGCTTCTGCTGCTCCTGTATGCCGAGTTGCTTGATATATAACCGCTTACCGTGCAGCCCGGGCATTCATGCTCTAGCTCTATGAGGCTCGACATCACATCCTTGCCGTGTACAGCTCTTATGGCGCTAAGCATTTTGCCATCACCTGGCGTTGAGAGCATCCTTTTACCGTTGCTTGTATATTCAAATTTCACGTTTGAGTGGCCTATTGCTATCTTGTCGATTATATCGCTTATTGATACGAGCTCTGCCCTGTCTGATTTTAGAAATTTTTTCCTTGCAGGCACATTTTGGAAAATATCCTTTACTATTATTGTTGTGCCTTCAGCTGCAGCCACTTCGTCCTTGCTCTTTAGCCTGCCAAACTCGTATGAGAGCTTGAGCCCCGTCTGGCAGTAGGCGGTCTTTGTGATTATGTCCAGCTTCGACACCGCTACTATGCTCGCCAGCGCCTCGCCCCTAAAGCCCAGAGAGTTTATCTTTTCAAGATCCTCAACTTCCGATATCTTGCTTGTCGCATGCCTTAGGAAAGCTGATTCTACATCCTGCGGGTCAATGCCGTGCCCGTCATCCGTTATTCGAATATATTCCTTGCCCGAATTGACAATCTCGACTATTATTCGACCGGCACTTGCATCCAGCGAGTTTTCAACAAGCTCCTTTACAACCGCTGCAGGTCTTTCGACGACCTCTCCTGCGGCTATCTTGTTTATTGTGCTGCTGTCAAGCAACTTTATCTTGTTATTCAAAAGTATCATCCCCAAGCGTTCTTGCCTCGTTTTGAATCCTGTAGAGGCAGTTCATGGCGTCAATAGGTGTCATTTTCATGATGTCCATATCGGTTAGTTCCTTGAGTAAAGCATCCTTTTTATAGCTGAACATATCCAGCTGGGCATCATTCACCTTTATTTCAGTCTCGGCCGGACGCAGATTCCCCGAAGAGGCGATGCTTTTCTTGTTGTGGGCTATCTTGGTTTCCTCCAGGCTGCTGAGTATGCTGCTTGATTTTTCAATTACCTCTGCTGGAAGCTTTGCAAGCTTCGCCACGTGTATTCCGTAGCTCTTGTCTGTACCTCCGGGCACGATTTTTCTAAGGAATATAACATCCTCGCCGTCTTCCTTTACGGCCACGGAGAAGTTTTGAACCCTTTCAAGCTCAGCTTCAAGCTCAGTGAGCTCATGGTAGTGGGTGGCAAAGAGCGTCTTGCAGCGGATGCTGCTGTGGATATAATCAACTATAGCCCAAGCCAGGCTAAGTCCGTCGTATGTGCTGGTTCCGCGCCCAATCTCATCAAGCACCACCAGGCTGTCTTTAGTGGCGTTGCTGAGTATGTGGGCCACCTCTGACATTTCAACCATGAATGTGCTCTGCCCTTGCGAAAGGTCGTCACTTGCTCCGACCCTGGTATATATCCTGTCGAGCAAGGCTATCCTTGCCTCGTCTGCCGGAACGAATGAGCCTATGTGAGCCATAAGGCAAATAAGCGCCGTCTGTCTCATGTATGTCGATTTGCCGGCCATGTTAGGGCCAGTTATTATGTTTATGTCTTTTATCCTGGACTGGCTTATATCGTTAGGTATGAAATTTTCATGACCTATCATTTTTTCTATGACGGGGTGCCTTCCGTTTTTTATATCAAGGAGCCCCTCCAGATTAAGCTCCGGCTTGACATAGCCGTTGTCGTATGCCACGCTGGCAAGCGAGTTGAGCGCGTCAAGCTGCGCCATTGTCCTGGCCGTGGCCTGAAGCCTGCCGATGCTCTGGTATATCTTGTTTCTTATTTCAACGAAAATCTCGTATTCGAGGTTCTTTATCTTGTCCTGTGCTGTGAGTATTTTTTCCTCTGCCAGCTTCAGCTCCTGCGTTATGAACCTTTCAGAATTGCTGAGCGTCTGCTTTCTCGTGTAGCCTTCGGGCACCTCTGTCTGGCGAAGATTCGTCTTTGTTATGTCGATGTAGTATCCAAAGACCTTGTTATAGCCGATCTTAAGCGATTTTATGCCTGTGGCTTCCCGCTCTTTTTCCTCGATGGAGCGAATCAGCCTTGCACCGTTTTGAGTGAGCTCGCGCAGCTCGCCGACCTTTGGATCGTACGAGCTTTTTATTATGTTACCGTCCTTTGACGAGTAGGAAGGTTCGTCTAGTATGGCTGCTTCTATTATGCCACGGATATCATCTAGCTCGTCTACATCCTCTGAGAGCTCCTTTAGCTTTGTGCAGCTCGAGCTCATGAGTAGCCTCTTTATTAGAGGCACCTTTGAAAGCGAGAGCTTGAGATTTACAAGCTCCTTTGGATTTATCTTTTCGAAGGCGATCTTGCCGCAGAGCCTTTCAATGTCGTATATTCCTTTAAGCTCTGCCGCTATGTCCTCGCGCAACGAAAAATCGCTGTAGAGCTCGCAAACAAGCTCCAGCCTGCTGTCAATTTGTTCCCTTGAAAGCAGCGGCTCGTCCACCCATTTCTTTAGGAGTCTCCCACCCATGCTTGTCCTTGTCTTGTCCAGTATGTGGAGCAGCGAGCCTTTTTTTGAATTGCCCATTATAGTCTGCGTCAGCTCAAGATTTCTTCTTGTAAAGCTGTCGAGCTTCATATAGTCGTTGCTGCTGTAGAGATTGATGCTGCTTATGTTGGCTGCTATATGATTTTGAGTCAAGCCTATATATGAAAGCAATCCCACAAGACTTTTTTGAACCGGTTCGCTCAGGCCCTTGCCTTCGATATGCGTTCGGCTGAAATATTTGAAAAGCAATTCTTCATCGTTCAGGAAATGCTCACGTGAATTCTCATTTATATAAGCAATGCAAAGCTGCGGATGTTTCTTGAAAAATGACGCACATGTATCGCAGTTGTATATTATTTCGCTGGGCTGCACTTTTATGATTTCGTCTTGCAGCTCGCCTTCTCCTATATGGGTGCAGCGTAGCTCACCTACTGTTATGTCTACATACGACACACCATAATCACCGCTGTGTTCGTCCCTGTATATGGCCATAAGGTAGTTGCTTTTCTTTGTTTCAAGATAGCTATCGTCAAGTACGGTGCCGGGCGATATGATTCTGACAACTTCCCGTCTTACTATGCCCTTTGTAGCAGACGGATCCTCCATCTGCTCGCATATCGCCACCTTAAGCCCGCTTTGAATGAGCTTTGCTATATACGAATCGGCAGCGTGATACGGAACGCCGCACATTGGAGCTCTCTCTTCAAGTCCGCAGCTTTTCCCGGTCAGCGCTATTTCCAGTATGGCTGCTGCTGTTTCAGCGTCTTCAAAAAACATTTCATAAAAATCGCCGAGTCGAAAAAACAGTATGCAGTCCTTATGCTGTTCCTTTATCTCCATGTACTGCTT
Coding sequences within it:
- a CDS encoding type I glutamate--ammonia ligase, with protein sequence MLRHLNEDIYSSLLYCIPKNQHDEESIKNALLSHPEVEFVSLAGVDLGGQETDEKIPVELFLEDISEFLKAGIQTDGSSVYLPEIASLNDAKVMILPDKDINWYVDYNFDNVNTANYKPVGTLRIPAFLKHGSEQVGSRDILKRAIENFKTEVVEIIKENPHVLEEVGIASFDDIEDVIITSATEMEFWVNTPTDTVDEEQLSISQSLKEQYWKRTRGEVRTALERTIWFMGKYGFEPEMGHKEVGGVRRRIGLGREGHFMEQLEIDWKYSEAMQAADNDIFVRDLIEDIFNFCGLEVTFDAKPNEGVAGSGKHTHLGIAAKLKSGKFVNLFSPKDMKSEYMTSIGYGALMGILRNYEVINPFVSSTNDALNRLKPGFEAPVCIVTSLGRSKEEPSRNRSILIGLIKDFNNPLATRFELRAPNPHSNTHLVISACLQGMIDGIRAVFDQKATLAELEAELSKKYGDEGFYLEKFRQYRSEEDVYELSQEERNRLFGTPPRTVWDNIVSCKGGGEKRKTLYHNGVFTEKTVISFRYTAIQRWVNELLGRIIPNNMDIVRECKKVHTEGDISDLDVVMWNKINTMRWYLMKGSMDTDSLFARIKRNLEEKNFDQASELQVEMSEKITELKELYYAYKKNQF
- a CDS encoding methionine gamma-lyase family protein; amino-acid sequence: MLSASYGIEESILEMAREVEQSIRGEFSKIEEICEFNQYKVLSAMQRSKLSDTHFSWATGYGYGDIGRSKTEEIYSYVFNTEDAIVRPNIVNGTHALSLCLFGTLRPGDEMLSCTGKPYDTLEGVIGIKETRGSLSELGVTYKQVDLLEDGNSDLEAIKAGIKENTRMAYIQRSKGYSWRKSLSIEDIRVICEAVRSVKQDIVIMVDNCYGEFLEKLEPTDVGADIMAGSLIKNPGGGLALTGGYIVGKKDLVEDISYRLTCPGIGKECGLTFGTTRTVLQGLFLAPHVVSQAIKGAIFCAKLFENLGYEVLPKPGGQRSDIIQSVMLKDESEVVSFCKGIQSAAPVDSFVSPEPWDMPGYDSKVIMAAGAFIQGSSIELSADAPIKPPYAVYFQGGLTYEHSKLGAMMACSSMLKSAANSQKK
- the hfq gene encoding RNA chaperone Hfq translates to MKNSAINLQDYFLNQARKEKIIITIFLMNGVQLKGLVKGFDSYIVILETDGKQQMIYKHAISTIIPAQPINLTSNSSITAE
- the miaA gene encoding tRNA (adenosine(37)-N6)-dimethylallyltransferase MiaA, giving the protein MQKIPVIIIAGPTAVGKTRLSIEIAKHFNSSIISADSMQVYRQMDIGTAKPTADEMQGIRHFLIDEIDPWDDFSVAEYRRLACSYIDKISGDGKIPVVVGGTGLYINAIMYDMDFSGSSSNEDLRKDLSEYAQEHGAESLYSRLLELSPESAAGIHPNNVKRVIRALEIFYETGEGKKDFKSVPKLSDRYLPILIVLSRDRKRLYELIDLRVDMMMEAGLLEEVKSLITNGCDKNMVSMKGIGYKEIINYLEGLCTLEEAVAQIKMGSRRYAKRQLTWFRRYEFAKWIDVGEFEDHSSLLRFAIDYIEDILKKEK
- the mutL gene encoding DNA mismatch repair endonuclease MutL, yielding MNNKIKLLDSSTINKIAAGEVVERPAAVVKELVENSLDASAGRIIVEIVNSGKEYIRITDDGHGIDPQDVESAFLRHATSKISEVEDLEKINSLGFRGEALASIVAVSKLDIITKTAYCQTGLKLSYEFGRLKSKDEVAAAEGTTIIVKDIFQNVPARKKFLKSDRAELVSISDIIDKIAIGHSNVKFEYTSNGKRMLSTPGDGKMLSAIRAVHGKDVMSSLIELEHECPGCTVSGYISSNSAYRSSRSCQYFFVNGRSVRSDMLSDCIQTAYRELLPIGKHAMCFINIDIRPDMVDVNIHPTKLEVKFTNEESLSACLKEGIGRALKGKELIPKYKTPAPTVVASTSFGIMPSEEPIDIESYVQSMQTSDMFSGEARREANDEAHVKTKKETVVREDFGPINKIAEQAYDFKSSDRVIKKPEHEPKPAYHTCTSERKSCNEIKELISIGVFLNTYVVAQRGTSLFLIDQHAAHERILYEKYMSQFESHAVSSQVLLEPIILELSNSDMIMMEENIECFAGFGFEAESFGSNAIIIRAVPNIFGKPESEKFALELIESIGAISSSYELKRAEIAQVACKAAVKANDRLDSVAVARLLEELSLCENPYTCPHGRPVIVEISKREIEKMFKRIV
- the mutS gene encoding DNA mismatch repair protein MutS, with the translated sequence MIDKLTPMMKQYMEIKEQHKDCILFFRLGDFYEMFFEDAETAAAILEIALTGKSCGLEERAPMCGVPYHAADSYIAKLIQSGLKVAICEQMEDPSATKGIVRREVVRIISPGTVLDDSYLETKKSNYLMAIYRDEHSGDYGVSYVDITVGELRCTHIGEGELQDEIIKVQPSEIIYNCDTCASFFKKHPQLCIAYINENSREHFLNDEELLFKYFSRTHIEGKGLSEPVQKSLVGLLSYIGLTQNHIAANISSINLYSSNDYMKLDSFTRRNLELTQTIMGNSKKGSLLHILDKTRTSMGGRLLKKWVDEPLLSREQIDSRLELVCELYSDFSLREDIAAELKGIYDIERLCGKIAFEKINPKELVNLKLSLSKVPLIKRLLMSSSCTKLKELSEDVDELDDIRGIIEAAILDEPSYSSKDGNIIKSSYDPKVGELRELTQNGARLIRSIEEKEREATGIKSLKIGYNKVFGYYIDITKTNLRQTEVPEGYTRKQTLSNSERFITQELKLAEEKILTAQDKIKNLEYEIFVEIRNKIYQSIGRLQATARTMAQLDALNSLASVAYDNGYVKPELNLEGLLDIKNGRHPVIEKMIGHENFIPNDISQSRIKDINIITGPNMAGKSTYMRQTALICLMAHIGSFVPADEARIALLDRIYTRVGASDDLSQGQSTFMVEMSEVAHILSNATKDSLVVLDEIGRGTSTYDGLSLAWAIVDYIHSSIRCKTLFATHYHELTELEAELERVQNFSVAVKEDGEDVIFLRKIVPGGTDKSYGIHVAKLAKLPAEVIEKSSSILSSLEETKIAHNKKSIASSGNLRPAETEIKVNDAQLDMFSYKKDALLKELTDMDIMKMTPIDAMNCLYRIQNEARTLGDDTFE